Proteins encoded within one genomic window of Amycolatopsis sp. 2-15:
- the tkt gene encoding transketolase, protein MSETASTSENNPLLRRDVPADWTGTDSRAVDTVRVLAADAVEKVGSGHPGTAMSLAPLAYTLFQRTMRHDPADPHWRGRDRFVLSAGHSSLTLYIQLYLAGYGLELEDLKQLRTWGSLTPGHPEYGHTKGVETTTGPLGQGLANAVGMAMAARRERGLLDPDAAPGESIYDHHIFAIASDGDIEEGVTSEASSIAGRQELGNLILFWDDNKISIEDDTNIALSEDTVKRYEAYGWHVQVVDGGENVTAIEEAIKAAKAETGRPSFIALRTIIGYPAPTKMNTGKAHGAALGADEIKAVKEILDFDVERTFQVDDEVISHTRKALERGKQEHAAWQERYDAWAAANPERKALADRLATRTLPEGFADNLPHWDPDPKGIATRKASGEVLNALRDPLPELWGGSADLAESNNTTMKGADSFGPEKATTSAWKTNPYGRTLHFGIREHAMGSILNGIALHGGTRPYGATFLIFSDYMRPPVRLAALMGLPTLYVWTHDSIGLGEDGPTHQPIEQLSALRAIPGLNVVRPADANETAYAWKAVLEDVHHPSGVALTRQNVPVLEGTSAEGVKRGGYVLEEASNGTPEVVLMATGSEVQLAVAARKTLEADGVPTRVVSMPCVEWFDAQEQSYRDAVLPPAVKARVSVEAGIAQSWHRFTGDAGVNVSIEHFGASADAATLFREFGFTPEHVVEAARRSIANTKN, encoded by the coding sequence GTGTCCGAAACCGCCTCTACCAGCGAGAACAACCCTTTGCTCCGGCGTGACGTGCCCGCCGACTGGACCGGGACCGACTCCCGCGCCGTCGACACCGTCCGGGTCCTCGCCGCGGACGCCGTCGAGAAGGTCGGCAGCGGTCACCCGGGCACCGCGATGAGCCTCGCCCCGCTCGCCTACACGCTGTTCCAGCGGACCATGCGCCACGACCCGGCCGACCCGCACTGGCGCGGTCGCGACCGCTTCGTGCTCTCGGCGGGGCACTCCAGCCTCACCCTCTACATCCAGCTGTACCTCGCCGGCTACGGCCTCGAGCTCGAGGACCTCAAGCAGCTGCGCACGTGGGGCTCGCTGACCCCGGGCCACCCGGAGTACGGCCACACCAAGGGCGTCGAGACCACCACCGGCCCGCTGGGGCAGGGCCTGGCCAACGCGGTCGGCATGGCGATGGCCGCCCGTCGCGAGCGCGGTCTGCTCGACCCCGACGCCGCGCCCGGCGAGAGCATCTACGACCACCACATTTTCGCGATCGCCTCCGACGGCGACATCGAAGAGGGGGTGACCTCCGAGGCCTCGTCGATCGCGGGCCGTCAGGAGCTGGGCAACCTCATCCTCTTCTGGGACGACAACAAGATCTCCATCGAGGACGACACGAACATCGCGCTGTCCGAGGACACGGTCAAGCGCTACGAGGCCTACGGCTGGCACGTGCAGGTCGTCGACGGCGGCGAGAACGTCACCGCGATCGAGGAGGCCATCAAGGCCGCCAAGGCGGAGACCGGGCGCCCGTCGTTCATCGCGCTGCGGACGATCATCGGCTACCCGGCGCCCACGAAGATGAACACCGGCAAGGCCCACGGCGCCGCGCTCGGCGCCGACGAGATCAAGGCCGTCAAGGAGATCCTCGACTTCGACGTCGAGCGCACCTTCCAGGTCGACGACGAGGTCATCTCCCACACCCGCAAGGCGCTCGAGCGCGGCAAGCAGGAGCACGCCGCCTGGCAGGAGCGCTACGACGCGTGGGCCGCGGCGAACCCGGAGCGCAAGGCGCTGGCCGACCGGCTCGCCACCCGCACGCTGCCCGAGGGCTTCGCCGACAACCTGCCGCACTGGGACCCGGACCCCAAGGGCATCGCGACCCGCAAGGCCTCCGGCGAGGTCCTCAACGCGCTGCGCGACCCGCTGCCCGAGCTGTGGGGCGGCTCCGCCGACCTGGCGGAGAGCAACAACACCACGATGAAGGGCGCCGACTCGTTCGGCCCGGAGAAGGCCACCACGTCCGCGTGGAAGACGAACCCGTACGGCCGGACGCTGCACTTCGGCATCCGCGAGCACGCCATGGGCTCGATCCTCAACGGCATCGCCCTGCACGGCGGCACCCGCCCGTACGGCGCGACGTTCCTCATCTTCTCCGACTACATGCGCCCGCCGGTCCGGCTCGCGGCGCTGATGGGCCTGCCCACGCTGTACGTGTGGACGCACGACTCCATCGGCCTCGGCGAAGACGGCCCGACGCACCAGCCGATCGAGCAGCTCTCCGCGCTGCGCGCGATCCCGGGCCTCAACGTCGTCCGCCCCGCGGACGCCAACGAGACCGCGTACGCGTGGAAGGCCGTGCTGGAGGACGTCCACCACCCGTCGGGTGTCGCGCTCACCCGCCAGAACGTGCCGGTGCTCGAGGGCACCAGCGCCGAAGGCGTGAAGCGCGGCGGCTACGTGCTCGAAGAAGCGTCCAACGGCACCCCCGAGGTCGTGCTGATGGCCACCGGTTCCGAGGTCCAGCTGGCCGTCGCGGCCCGCAAGACCCTCGAGGCCGACGGCGTGCCGACCCGCGTCGTGTCGATGCCGTGCGTCGAGTGGTTCGACGCGCAGGAGCAGTCCTACCGCGACGCGGTGCTGCCGCCGGCCGTGAAGGCGCGCGTGTCCGTCGAGGCCGGGATCGCGCAGTCGTGGCACCGCTTCACCGGTGACGCGGGGGTGAACGTTTCGATCGAGCACTTCGGTGCTTCGGCCGACGCCGCCACACTGTTCCGTGAGTTCGGGTTCACCCCGGAGCACGTCGTCGAGGCCGCCCGTCGCTCGATCGCCAACACCAAGAACTGA
- a CDS encoding FKBP-type peptidyl-prolyl cis-trans isomerase, with protein sequence MQRIGKIASVGAVAVAAAFSLSACGGDDTATGAVAQQPSAPAAPSSLVAPAGAASKGRECTADDIKTTGTFGQAPTITIPDDCDPPKKLITKDLVPGTGNGAKAGQELSMNYTLITWSDKKKLDSSFDRGEPFDVHLGAGEVIPGWDQGLVGIKQGGRRLLIIPPDLGYGQGGNGIAPNETLVFVTDAVAVPNDKS encoded by the coding sequence ATGCAGAGAATCGGCAAGATCGCCTCCGTGGGCGCCGTGGCCGTGGCCGCGGCGTTCAGCCTGTCCGCCTGTGGCGGCGACGACACGGCGACCGGCGCGGTGGCCCAGCAGCCGTCCGCTCCCGCCGCGCCCTCCAGCTTGGTCGCCCCGGCGGGTGCCGCGAGCAAGGGCCGCGAGTGCACCGCGGACGACATCAAGACCACCGGGACCTTCGGTCAGGCGCCGACGATCACCATCCCGGACGACTGCGATCCGCCGAAGAAGCTGATCACGAAGGACCTGGTCCCGGGCACCGGCAACGGCGCCAAGGCCGGCCAGGAACTGTCGATGAACTACACGCTGATCACCTGGTCGGACAAGAAGAAGCTCGACAGCTCCTTCGACCGCGGTGAGCCGTTCGACGTGCACCTCGGCGCAGGCGAGGTCATCCCCGGCTGGGACCAGGGCCTCGTCGGCATCAAGCAGGGCGGCCGCCGGCTGCTGATCATCCCGCCCGACCTCGGCTACGGCCAGGGCGGCAACGGCATCGCGCCAAACGAGACCCTCGTTTTCGTCACTGACGCCGTCGCGGTCCCGAACGACAAAAGCTGA
- a CDS encoding quinone oxidoreductase family protein produces the protein MPSAVQVRTTGGPEVLEVTEVEVGSPGAGELLVDVAAAGVNYIDTYQRQGIYPIDLPFVLGLEGAGTVAEVGEGVTAFAPGDRVAWMGSLGSYAARKVLPAAAAVKVPAGVSDEVAAALMLQGVTAHYLVRSTYEVKPGDDVLVHAAAGGVGLLLVQLAKARGARVFGTVSTEAKAELARGAGADHVIRYDREDFAKVTRELTDGEGVHVVYDGVGKDTVDGSLASLRIRGMLALFGAASGPVPPIDPQRLNSGGSLFLTRPTSGHYVRTREELDWRADELFAAVSDGSLDVRIGGRYPLADARKAHEDLQGRRTTGKLILIP, from the coding sequence ATGCCGTCCGCTGTGCAGGTCAGGACGACCGGTGGTCCCGAGGTACTGGAGGTCACCGAGGTCGAGGTCGGCTCGCCCGGTGCCGGTGAGCTGCTGGTGGACGTGGCCGCGGCCGGCGTCAACTACATCGACACCTACCAGCGCCAGGGCATCTACCCGATCGACCTGCCGTTCGTGCTCGGTCTGGAGGGCGCGGGCACCGTGGCCGAGGTCGGGGAGGGCGTGACGGCGTTCGCCCCGGGTGACCGCGTGGCCTGGATGGGCTCGCTGGGCAGCTACGCGGCGCGCAAGGTCCTGCCCGCGGCCGCTGCCGTGAAGGTGCCCGCCGGCGTGTCCGACGAGGTCGCCGCCGCCCTGATGCTGCAGGGCGTCACCGCCCACTACCTCGTCCGCTCGACGTACGAGGTCAAGCCGGGCGACGACGTGCTGGTGCACGCCGCGGCCGGCGGCGTCGGCCTGCTGCTGGTGCAGCTGGCGAAGGCGCGGGGCGCCCGCGTGTTCGGCACGGTGTCCACCGAGGCGAAGGCCGAGCTGGCCCGCGGGGCCGGCGCCGACCACGTGATCCGCTATGACCGGGAGGACTTCGCCAAGGTCACGCGCGAGCTGACCGACGGCGAGGGCGTGCACGTGGTCTACGACGGCGTCGGCAAGGACACCGTCGACGGCAGTCTCGCCAGCCTGCGGATCCGCGGCATGCTCGCGCTGTTCGGCGCGGCCAGCGGCCCGGTGCCGCCGATCGACCCGCAGCGCCTCAACTCGGGCGGCTCGCTGTTCCTGACGCGCCCGACGTCCGGCCACTACGTCCGCACGCGCGAGGAGCTCGACTGGCGCGCGGACGAGCTGTTCGCCGCCGTGAGCGACGGTTCGCTCGACGTCCGCATCGGCGGCCGCTACCCGCTGGCCGACGCCCGCAAGGCCCACGAAGACCTGCAGGGCCGCCGGACGACCGGGAAGCTGATCCTCATCCCGTGA
- a CDS encoding carbohydrate ABC transporter permease, with protein MPRARRRQSHALIHLVLGVGGLIMAFPFLWQIVMSLSTNAEVQSVTPTFWPEHLQWQNYAAVFQRLPFLSQLWTSVLITVIRTLAQIVLCTLAGYAFARMRFRGRAVLLGLVLSILLVPSQAYLISQYQIVQNLGWLNTLAGIVAPGLFSAYGTFLMRTAFLNLPAELEEAARIDGSGPLRTFWSVLLPVVRPSISVLAISAVLWSWNELLWPLVVSTRATQMPLSAALATLAGDVTVNYPVLMAASLLAMAPILILFILLQRRVIDGLASSGLK; from the coding sequence CAGTCCCACGCCCTGATCCACCTCGTCCTCGGGGTGGGCGGGCTGATCATGGCCTTCCCGTTCCTGTGGCAGATCGTGATGTCGTTGTCCACCAACGCAGAGGTGCAGAGCGTCACCCCCACCTTCTGGCCCGAACACCTGCAGTGGCAGAACTACGCGGCGGTGTTCCAGCGGCTGCCGTTCCTGTCGCAGCTGTGGACCTCGGTGCTCATCACGGTGATCCGCACGCTCGCCCAGATCGTGCTGTGCACGCTGGCCGGCTACGCGTTCGCGCGCATGCGCTTCCGTGGCCGGGCGGTGCTGCTGGGGCTCGTGCTGTCGATCCTGCTGGTGCCCTCGCAGGCGTACCTGATCTCGCAGTACCAGATCGTGCAGAACCTAGGCTGGCTCAACACCCTGGCCGGCATCGTCGCGCCTGGGCTGTTCAGCGCGTACGGCACCTTCCTGATGCGCACGGCCTTCCTCAACCTCCCGGCGGAGCTGGAGGAGGCAGCGCGCATCGACGGCAGCGGGCCGTTGCGGACGTTCTGGAGCGTGCTGCTGCCGGTGGTGCGCCCGAGCATCAGCGTGCTCGCGATCTCGGCGGTGCTGTGGTCGTGGAACGAACTGCTCTGGCCGCTCGTGGTGTCCACGCGCGCCACGCAGATGCCACTGTCGGCCGCGCTGGCCACCCTGGCCGGCGACGTGACGGTGAACTACCCCGTGCTGATGGCCGCCAGCCTGCTGGCGATGGCGCCGATCCTGATCCTGTTCATCCTGCTGCAGCGCCGGGTGATCGACGGACTGGCGTCCTCGGGCTTGAAGTAA
- a CDS encoding HelD family protein, with the protein MFPDREADRALEDGTPEYAAELAREQAYVTTLYAKLDAERAEAQRRLDTTLRQAGGTPQARTERDVATTLYSDRLAQLGSVEQGLCFGRLDFVPESAEETTYIGRLGLFEEDDDYKPLLVDWRAPVARPFYLATAASPDGVRRRRHLRSLSRKVTGFDDEILDLSAADQGQDLGLAGEAALLAALERRRTGEMSDIVATIQAEQDRIIRAPLGGVMVVQGAPGTGKTAVALHRAAYLLYTHRQQLTTRGVLVVGPNSTFLRYIGQVLPSLGETGVLLATIGQLYPGLDAEGVEAPEAAEVKGRLVMADVLANAVRDRQRVPEPVVEIEHEREILKLDRKTCVEARTRARRSRRPHNLARRLFVSDVLDALTRQAARKLGEDLLDAKDVQDIRAELAASPAVAAAVNELWPKLTPEGLLDDLFAERERLDRAAGKLLSEADRAHLESGRDAKWTPADVPLLDELAELLGEDDSEERAERRRRDRVQRAYAEGVLHILEQDEEIQDEEILRVSDVLDAELFAERQQERSELTAAQRAAQDRTWTFGHVIVDEAQELSAMDWRLLMRRSPNRSMTLVGDVAQTGAAGGARTWDEVLSPYVADRWRLEQLTVNYRTPAEIMAVAARVLAELDVNLAAPASVRETGVAPWSKATRDLDADLPGLVEQELSAVDGGTVAVLTPVARLAAVEAVLTPDERMSVLTVERAKGLEFDAVLLVAPDEVVAASPRGLNDLYVALTRATQRLGVVQTGDAVPALAGLG; encoded by the coding sequence GTGTTCCCGGACCGGGAAGCAGACCGCGCCCTCGAGGACGGTACGCCCGAGTACGCCGCCGAGCTGGCGCGTGAGCAGGCGTATGTCACGACGCTCTACGCGAAGCTCGACGCCGAGCGGGCCGAGGCCCAGCGGCGCCTCGACACCACGCTGCGGCAGGCCGGCGGTACCCCGCAGGCGCGCACCGAGCGGGATGTCGCCACCACGCTGTACTCCGACCGGCTGGCGCAGCTCGGATCGGTGGAGCAGGGGCTGTGCTTCGGCCGGCTCGACTTCGTGCCCGAGAGCGCCGAAGAAACGACCTACATCGGCCGCCTCGGGTTGTTCGAGGAGGACGACGACTACAAGCCGCTGCTGGTGGACTGGCGGGCGCCGGTCGCGCGGCCGTTCTACCTCGCCACGGCCGCCTCGCCGGACGGCGTGCGCCGGCGGCGGCACCTGCGGTCGCTGAGCCGGAAGGTGACGGGGTTCGACGACGAGATCCTCGACCTGTCCGCCGCCGACCAGGGACAGGACCTCGGGCTCGCGGGCGAGGCGGCGCTGCTGGCCGCGCTGGAACGCCGGCGCACGGGCGAGATGAGCGACATCGTCGCCACGATCCAGGCCGAGCAGGACCGGATCATCCGCGCGCCGCTCGGCGGGGTGATGGTGGTGCAGGGCGCGCCGGGCACGGGCAAGACGGCCGTCGCGCTGCATCGCGCCGCGTACCTGCTTTACACGCACCGCCAGCAGCTCACCACGCGTGGCGTGCTCGTGGTCGGGCCCAACAGCACGTTCCTGCGCTACATCGGCCAGGTTCTCCCGTCGCTGGGCGAGACCGGCGTGCTCCTCGCCACGATCGGGCAGCTCTACCCAGGCCTCGACGCCGAGGGCGTCGAGGCGCCGGAAGCCGCGGAGGTCAAGGGGCGCCTGGTGATGGCCGACGTGCTCGCCAACGCCGTGCGCGACCGCCAGCGCGTGCCCGAGCCCGTGGTGGAGATCGAGCACGAGCGGGAGATCCTCAAGCTCGACCGCAAGACCTGCGTCGAGGCCCGTACCCGCGCCCGCCGCTCGCGCCGGCCCCACAACCTCGCGCGCCGCCTGTTCGTGTCCGACGTGCTCGACGCGCTCACCCGCCAGGCCGCCCGCAAGCTGGGGGAGGACCTGCTCGACGCGAAGGACGTGCAGGACATCCGCGCCGAGCTCGCCGCCAGCCCCGCCGTGGCCGCCGCCGTGAACGAGCTGTGGCCGAAACTGACGCCGGAAGGCCTGCTCGACGACCTGTTCGCCGAGCGCGAACGCCTCGATCGCGCGGCCGGTAAGCTGCTGTCCGAGGCCGATCGCGCGCACCTGGAGAGCGGCCGCGACGCAAAGTGGACCCCCGCCGACGTGCCGCTGCTCGACGAGCTGGCCGAGCTGCTCGGCGAGGACGACAGTGAGGAGCGCGCCGAGCGCCGCCGCCGCGACCGCGTGCAGCGCGCGTACGCCGAGGGCGTGCTCCACATCCTGGAGCAGGACGAGGAGATCCAGGACGAGGAGATCCTGCGGGTGTCCGACGTCCTCGACGCCGAGCTGTTCGCCGAACGCCAGCAGGAGCGCAGCGAGCTGACCGCGGCCCAGCGCGCCGCGCAGGACCGCACGTGGACGTTCGGCCACGTGATCGTGGATGAGGCCCAGGAACTGTCCGCCATGGACTGGCGGCTGCTCATGCGCCGCTCGCCCAACCGCTCGATGACGCTCGTCGGCGACGTCGCGCAGACCGGCGCGGCCGGGGGAGCGCGCACGTGGGACGAGGTCCTCTCGCCCTACGTCGCCGACCGCTGGCGCCTGGAGCAGCTCACCGTGAACTACCGCACCCCGGCCGAGATCATGGCCGTGGCCGCGCGCGTGCTGGCCGAGCTCGACGTGAACCTGGCGGCTCCGGCGTCGGTCCGCGAGACGGGCGTGGCGCCGTGGTCGAAGGCGACGCGCGACCTCGACGCCGATCTGCCGGGCCTCGTCGAGCAGGAGCTGTCCGCAGTGGACGGTGGCACCGTGGCCGTGCTCACACCGGTGGCCCGGCTCGCGGCCGTGGAAGCGGTGCTGACACCCGACGAACGCATGAGCGTGCTCACGGTCGAACGCGCCAAGGGCCTCGAGTTCGACGCCGTTCTGCTGGTCGCGCCGGACGAGGTCGTCGCGGCATCACCGCGCGGGCTCAACGACCTGTACGTGGCCCTCACGCGCGCGACCCAGCGGCTCGGCGTGGTCCAGACCGGTGACGCCGTGCCGGCGCTCGCCGGGCTTGGTTAG
- a CDS encoding heme o synthase: MSLVNAAHGRSENTSAEHPTGERPRGARRISARRTVRQVVGAYAALAKPRVIELLLVTTIPAMFLAGREIPSPWLVLATLVGGTMAAGSANALNCVIDADIDKVMNRTKKRPLVKDSVPRRNALIFGLVLGVASFAVLYFTVNLLSAILAIATILFYIFVYTLGLKRRTSQNVVWGGAAGCMPVVIGWAAVSGTVQWPAFVMFGVIFFWTPPHTWALGMKYRDDYERAGVPMLPVVATPQHVAKQIVIYSWVMVAWTLLLLPVTSWLYATFAVLAGAWFLFYAHRLQAAVRRGEETKPMSLFHRSNTYLMIVFVALAVDSAIGLPTLGLPF, from the coding sequence ATGTCGTTGGTGAACGCTGCGCACGGACGCAGTGAGAACACCAGCGCCGAACACCCGACCGGTGAACGACCGCGTGGTGCCCGGCGAATCAGTGCCCGGCGAACCGTCCGCCAGGTTGTGGGTGCCTACGCCGCGCTCGCGAAGCCGAGGGTGATCGAGCTCCTCCTCGTCACCACGATCCCGGCGATGTTCCTGGCCGGGCGCGAGATCCCGTCGCCGTGGCTCGTGCTCGCCACGCTCGTGGGCGGCACGATGGCCGCCGGCAGCGCCAACGCGCTCAACTGCGTGATCGACGCGGACATCGACAAGGTGATGAACCGCACCAAGAAGCGCCCGCTGGTGAAGGACTCGGTGCCGCGGCGCAACGCGCTGATCTTCGGCCTCGTCCTCGGCGTCGCTTCGTTCGCGGTCCTGTATTTCACCGTGAACCTGCTCTCGGCGATCCTCGCGATCGCGACGATTCTCTTCTACATCTTCGTCTACACCCTGGGCCTCAAGCGGCGCACGTCGCAGAACGTGGTGTGGGGCGGCGCCGCCGGCTGCATGCCGGTGGTCATCGGCTGGGCCGCCGTGTCCGGCACCGTGCAGTGGCCCGCGTTCGTCATGTTCGGCGTCATCTTCTTCTGGACGCCCCCGCACACGTGGGCCCTGGGCATGAAATACCGCGACGACTACGAGCGCGCGGGCGTCCCGATGCTCCCCGTCGTGGCGACCCCGCAGCACGTCGCCAAGCAGATCGTCATCTACTCGTGGGTGATGGTCGCCTGGACCCTCCTGCTGCTGCCGGTCACGAGCTGGCTGTACGCCACCTTCGCCGTCCTCGCCGGCGCCTGGTTCCTCTTCTACGCCCACCGCCTCCAGGCCGCGGTCCGCCGCGGCGAAGAGACGAAGCCGATGTCGCTGTTCCACCGCTCGAACACGTACCTGATGATCGTGTTCGTCGCGCTGGCCGTGGACTCGGCGATCGGGTTGCCGACGCTCGGCTTGCCGTTCTGA
- the tal gene encoding transaldolase: MSNTDRLAQLSEAGVSIWLDDLSRERLSTGNLADLIRDKHVVGVTTNPTIFANALSNGAAYDAQVKELAERGADLDATVRELTTSDVRNAADLFRDVYNATNGTDGRVSIEVDPRLARDTDKTIAEAKDLWKAVDRPNLMVKIPATDEGLPAITAALAEGISINVTLIFSVERYAQVIDAYFAGLEQAKANGHDLKGIHSVASFFVSRVDTEVDKRLNKIGTDEAKALLGEAGIANTRLAYAKFEELFASDRWKALAAAGANAQRPLWASTGVKDPAYSDTRYVDQLVVRNVVNTMPEKTMDAVADHAELTGDTVTGRGDEARGVFDKLSAAGIDVPDVFVVLETEGVEKFEKSWQELLETVTGQLNKAKG; this comes from the coding sequence ATGAGCAACACTGATCGGCTCGCGCAGCTTTCGGAGGCGGGCGTCTCCATCTGGCTGGACGACCTCTCCCGCGAGCGCCTCAGCACCGGCAACCTCGCCGACCTCATCCGTGACAAGCACGTCGTGGGTGTCACGACCAACCCGACGATCTTCGCCAACGCGCTGTCCAACGGCGCGGCGTACGACGCGCAGGTCAAGGAACTGGCCGAGCGCGGCGCGGACCTCGACGCCACCGTCCGCGAGCTGACGACCAGCGACGTGCGCAACGCCGCCGACCTGTTCCGCGACGTCTACAACGCCACGAACGGCACCGACGGCCGCGTCTCCATCGAGGTCGACCCGCGCCTGGCGCGCGACACCGACAAGACGATCGCCGAGGCCAAGGACCTGTGGAAGGCCGTGGACCGGCCGAACCTGATGGTCAAGATCCCGGCCACCGACGAGGGCCTGCCCGCCATCACCGCGGCGCTGGCCGAGGGCATCAGCATCAACGTGACGCTGATCTTCTCCGTCGAGCGCTACGCGCAGGTCATCGACGCCTACTTCGCCGGCCTGGAGCAGGCGAAGGCCAACGGCCACGACCTCAAGGGCATCCACTCGGTCGCGTCGTTCTTCGTGTCCCGTGTGGACACCGAGGTCGACAAGCGCCTGAACAAGATCGGCACCGACGAGGCCAAGGCGCTGCTCGGCGAGGCGGGCATCGCCAACACCCGCCTCGCCTACGCCAAGTTCGAGGAGCTCTTCGCGAGCGACCGCTGGAAGGCGCTGGCCGCCGCCGGCGCCAACGCGCAGCGTCCGCTGTGGGCCTCGACCGGCGTCAAGGACCCGGCGTACTCCGACACCCGCTACGTCGACCAGCTCGTGGTCCGCAACGTCGTGAACACGATGCCGGAGAAGACCATGGACGCGGTGGCCGACCACGCCGAGCTCACCGGTGACACGGTGACCGGCCGCGGCGACGAGGCGCGGGGCGTGTTCGACAAGCTGAGCGCGGCCGGCATCGACGTGCCGGACGTGTTCGTGGTCCTCGAGACCGAGGGCGTCGAGAAGTTCGAGAAGTCGTGGCAGGAGCTGCTCGAGACCGTGACCGGCCAGCTGAACAAGGCGAAGGGCTGA
- a CDS encoding glucose-6-phosphate isomerase: MTGDETGVELVDAELAGKAAPLVERLVADQAASKLAAQDATLWGPDAESEASIRLSWTSLHKSSRPLIGEIEALRTELQSEGVDRVVLAGMGGSSLAPEVIAATEGVALTVLDTTDAGQVADALAGDLERTVIVVSSKSGGTVETDSHRRIFAKAFTDAGIDAARRIVVVTDPGSPFSELSEKEGYRKTFLADPHVGGRYSALTAFGLVPAGLAGADIARLLDQAAAVAAVLGTDSADNPAIKLAAAWAAAHEGGAEKVVLADTGSGIKGFPDWAEQLIAESTGKLGTGLLPVAVEGPEAPGFADAKSDATPVAVGHPEGAAKISVTGPLGAQFLLWEFATALAGRLIGINPFDQPDVEAAKKAARALLDEPEKLSGKETPATVDGAVEVFGSEGVATDGKLVDVLRAFFGSVADGGYFAVQAYLDRLDDASTSLLRGEIAKRTGVQTTFGWGPRFLHSTGQYHKGGHQNGSFLQITGAVAEDLAVPDRPYTLGQLQHAQALGDGQVLAEHGRPVLRLHLTDRAAGLAELVRAVQEAGE; the protein is encoded by the coding sequence ATGACAGGGGACGAAACCGGCGTCGAGCTCGTCGACGCCGAACTGGCAGGCAAGGCGGCGCCGTTGGTCGAGCGCCTCGTCGCCGACCAGGCCGCGTCGAAGCTCGCCGCGCAGGACGCGACGCTGTGGGGCCCGGACGCCGAGTCCGAGGCGTCGATCCGGCTCTCGTGGACGTCGCTGCACAAGTCGTCGCGGCCGTTGATCGGTGAGATCGAGGCGCTGCGCACGGAACTGCAATCCGAGGGCGTGGACCGCGTGGTGCTCGCCGGCATGGGCGGCTCGTCGCTCGCGCCGGAGGTCATCGCCGCCACCGAGGGTGTCGCGCTGACCGTGCTCGACACGACCGACGCGGGCCAGGTCGCCGACGCGCTCGCGGGCGACCTCGAGCGCACGGTGATCGTGGTGTCGTCGAAGTCGGGCGGCACCGTGGAGACCGACAGCCACCGGCGCATCTTCGCGAAGGCCTTCACCGACGCGGGGATCGACGCGGCGCGGCGGATCGTGGTCGTGACCGACCCGGGCTCGCCGTTCTCGGAGCTGTCCGAAAAGGAGGGTTACCGCAAGACCTTCCTGGCCGACCCGCACGTCGGCGGCCGCTACTCGGCGCTGACCGCGTTCGGCCTCGTGCCGGCCGGCCTCGCGGGCGCGGACATCGCGCGCCTGCTGGACCAGGCCGCCGCGGTGGCCGCGGTGCTCGGCACCGACTCGGCCGACAACCCGGCGATCAAGCTCGCGGCCGCCTGGGCCGCCGCCCACGAGGGTGGCGCCGAGAAGGTCGTGCTGGCGGACACCGGTTCGGGCATCAAGGGTTTCCCGGACTGGGCCGAGCAGCTGATCGCGGAGTCGACCGGCAAGCTGGGCACCGGCCTGCTGCCGGTGGCCGTCGAGGGCCCCGAGGCCCCCGGCTTCGCCGACGCGAAGTCCGACGCGACCCCGGTCGCCGTCGGGCACCCGGAGGGTGCCGCGAAGATCTCGGTGACCGGCCCGCTCGGCGCGCAGTTCCTGTTGTGGGAGTTCGCGACCGCGCTCGCCGGCCGGCTGATCGGGATCAACCCGTTCGACCAGCCCGACGTCGAGGCCGCGAAGAAGGCCGCGCGCGCGTTGCTGGACGAGCCGGAGAAGCTGTCCGGCAAGGAGACTCCGGCCACTGTGGACGGTGCCGTCGAGGTGTTCGGCTCGGAAGGCGTTGCCACGGACGGAAAGCTGGTGGACGTGCTGCGCGCGTTCTTCGGCTCGGTCGCCGACGGCGGCTACTTCGCGGTGCAGGCCTACCTCGACCGGCTCGACGACGCGTCGACCTCCCTGCTGCGCGGCGAGATCGCCAAGCGCACCGGCGTGCAGACGACGTTCGGCTGGGGCCCGCGGTTCCTGCACTCCACCGGGCAGTACCACAAGGGCGGCCACCAGAACGGCAGCTTCCTCCAGATCACGGGCGCGGTCGCCGAGGACCTGGCTGTGCCGGACCGCCCCTACACCCTGGGACAGCTGCAGCACGCGCAGGCTCTCGGCGACGGTCAGGTCCTCG